From Thermogemmatispora onikobensis, one genomic window encodes:
- a CDS encoding serine/threonine protein kinase — protein MTTAGEAGTPDAYRLSRLLGKTSLAETYLGEERASGTPIVFKRLTLPLNEGDRQRLLAMLQASARILHPALVRVRAVGLHDNAPFAVTEYAPAGSLRQRYPRGIRLRPEILLSFLPQLGSALQHLHRQGVFHLDLKPENILLKADGNVMLSDAGWLSVPALLQVRLTAEPHSAAYLAPEQLLGLPVAASDQYALACLLYDWLSGQPPFVGSPRDVCRQHLYAPPPPLATSVPAALTMVLWRALEKDPGKRFPSVTAFVEAYTQALRGTASRPASTSVSSKESSPSHTPSAPPPAPSELVLHQQEGRREEETGQPPSCRLCGRPLPTSSRPLACPVCGYPADLQEEQRFLEQLTSELSRLAHAGAASLPLGVLAAFSVPSLLALRREAHAGHASLPLGLAVDRYWHRLMEVRRLLATASERARLSQPASPSPSLQQRTQGEATFPTASSQQTSAATPVKPASQQQIRQELPDSAAPSPAPSQRESQSAPAAPVDSQPQVVAAAREAAGVGPTPAPAPVPSAPPPPLPSRPSPIATLRPLVESPVALMVALGTFLLLAALVVFHIADQSHALPVTICAQGFFALMMIITGRSYRFHEFRGIYAIFFALTVPLLFPDLEPFLQHYQPWLLALTALYAAVTYGVLAVSQRFAPFAILCAVALVVSTVSLVGAVFGSQGWLWIRWVPAGLLALALVEAEALGAPPQGARGSPLARLLYSSWDVLRLPLAFSSQTLAYTITGLAFIGSPILLILLWTSTPVEETLRVATSAPVTLLLASVWLLRLGALTRQSPAQYPLMGLLTLAVLLTASLIAPEAARLMSSLGLLLLATCSEGYARLAPPSLWLYLRPGRELTTVRFLLLLLLPFLAVLPAQATGQTNGLLTGSSLVFASAALLLLVVLWPAPEASPGDNRRLSTDRSPWLLLLPAGMLLWGYAALGQALNWASVGPLWWFGLFCGAFLALSSLIRRLAGRQQAALWEIVALAAAILILVLLPLQQDLLAMALVPLLLGTASYGLLIVQRRSLWLFLPGLFLGVGLLLLGFWIRHLQGNDAWAVVLLGSAVLLPPLAATLRRWLPAGQTNLVQSAAQTWTSERLLTTWEWDWPLTALALGAGCWLASLLLGNAAYWSRMALAMTSGWPWLAGLAQSGWLAVEETLIVALVSYLAGLWARSRLWLVPAALFALIALWLVQDQFWALTGVVVGTAAVGLVVSRLSGQRWAVPWYVAALFSLLLVMRHALLPSIQAESTYVLLGLAGVVTVVGLMEGQPKVLWLVPLLLLEASAVALLYRQLWLLDVLLVPALVPLSALVGLGVSRWDRLRQGPPSRAQRWRWSLPWYVGGLVGLGATSLVAFGGPWKANPLQILWLVGPYLLLSFAVLATAVAWLERTPELLWLAPVLVLEASTSALKNLWAATLAQPQQATPGLLLPLLVPACALVGLLLSRLHRHQRLLRLRWAAPWYVGALVGIAASSLALFTGRWAVHLPILAQVGPYLLLGFAGLATAVGLVEALPEVLWLVPLLTVLAIAAAQLTTGSDRGRALLPPGLVLLSTLVALGTSRAVRGRLRQRSADAAVLPTWFRLRLTAPWYLTATFAACATATFPFVQRGMPWPGAVPILLLGYALLAFLAALQEQWLWLSLATVVFGLWGLRLLIGRVPDLLLPLGVGALAVAFLADVLLHPLPSRAWPASLVKLIRPSWALVWVPLIVLTWSALGWLRPQPVAFLLTLFPTPAFWGAALVAFLVYGSGLLLRQLLVCWLALPLALSALAQVSVASEHGQPGPGMSELALFCLLCTLGLAIGASLERRWPLRPYLLPLLASNCAGVLMLGMAGTTAHSAQGLVLASALLLGYGFLSWLLALHLGLPWLTLLTGLWTIWGLALLALNGQLDQRGKMLLVIPIGAAATLLGLLGLHRSTSSAPPRRHQPPDARPQPHEEEPL, from the coding sequence ATGACAACTGCGGGCGAAGCAGGGACGCCAGATGCCTACCGCCTGAGCCGTCTCCTGGGAAAAACCAGTCTCGCCGAGACCTATCTTGGCGAGGAGCGCGCCAGTGGCACCCCCATTGTCTTCAAGCGGTTGACGCTGCCCCTGAACGAGGGCGACCGCCAGCGTTTGCTTGCAATGCTGCAAGCCTCTGCGCGCATCCTTCACCCTGCCCTGGTGCGAGTACGTGCTGTGGGCTTGCACGATAATGCTCCTTTCGCGGTGACAGAGTATGCACCCGCTGGCTCGCTACGCCAGCGCTATCCGCGGGGAATACGCCTGCGACCAGAAATCCTGCTCTCGTTTCTTCCGCAACTCGGGTCGGCCTTGCAGCATCTGCACCGTCAAGGCGTCTTCCACCTGGACCTCAAGCCCGAGAACATCTTGCTGAAGGCCGATGGGAACGTGATGCTCAGCGATGCCGGCTGGCTGAGCGTGCCAGCACTGCTGCAGGTGCGCCTGACCGCCGAGCCCCATAGCGCGGCCTATCTGGCCCCCGAGCAGCTTCTGGGCTTGCCAGTAGCGGCCAGCGACCAGTATGCTCTGGCCTGCTTGCTCTACGACTGGCTGAGTGGACAGCCGCCGTTTGTTGGCTCTCCCCGAGACGTCTGTAGACAGCATCTGTATGCACCCCCGCCCCCACTGGCAACCTCTGTGCCGGCAGCGTTGACGATGGTGCTCTGGCGCGCCCTGGAGAAAGACCCTGGCAAGCGCTTCCCCAGCGTCACCGCCTTCGTCGAGGCATATACGCAAGCCTTGCGTGGAACGGCCAGCCGACCAGCCAGCACCTCCGTCTCTTCCAAAGAGAGTTCTCCCAGCCACACGCCCTCGGCGCCACCACCCGCTCCGTCGGAGCTGGTACTCCACCAACAGGAGGGGAGAAGAGAGGAGGAGACGGGTCAGCCTCCCTCCTGCCGGCTGTGCGGTCGGCCCCTCCCCACAAGCAGCAGACCACTGGCCTGTCCTGTCTGTGGCTACCCGGCGGATCTCCAGGAGGAGCAACGCTTCCTGGAGCAGCTGACGAGTGAACTGAGTCGCCTGGCCCACGCTGGCGCGGCCTCGCTGCCATTGGGCGTACTGGCAGCGTTTTCTGTCCCCTCACTGCTGGCGCTCAGGCGCGAGGCCCACGCTGGTCATGCCTCCTTGCCGTTGGGGCTGGCCGTTGACCGCTACTGGCACCGCTTGATGGAGGTGCGACGCCTCCTTGCCACTGCCTCCGAGCGTGCGCGTCTGAGCCAGCCAGCCAGTCCTTCGCCTTCCCTGCAGCAAAGAACCCAGGGCGAGGCAACTTTTCCCACTGCCTCCTCTCAGCAGACCTCAGCAGCCACGCCCGTCAAGCCAGCCTCCCAGCAGCAGATCAGGCAAGAGCTGCCTGACTCGGCAGCGCCATCACCGGCACCCTCGCAACGGGAGTCCCAAAGCGCACCTGCTGCCCCCGTAGATTCCCAACCACAGGTGGTCGCTGCGGCCCGAGAAGCGGCGGGTGTCGGCCCGACCCCTGCCCCTGCTCCTGTACCATCGGCGCCTCCGCCCCCGCTCCCGTCCCGCCCCAGTCCCATTGCTACCTTGCGACCGCTGGTTGAGTCGCCTGTGGCTCTGATGGTTGCTCTGGGAACCTTTCTTCTGCTTGCTGCGCTTGTGGTCTTCCACATTGCCGATCAATCCCATGCCCTCCCGGTGACCATTTGCGCTCAAGGCTTTTTTGCTCTGATGATGATCATCACTGGCCGCTCTTATCGATTCCATGAGTTTAGAGGTATCTATGCCATCTTCTTCGCCCTCACGGTGCCACTGCTCTTCCCCGATCTGGAGCCGTTCCTTCAGCACTACCAGCCCTGGCTGCTGGCCTTAACGGCGCTCTACGCAGCGGTGACCTATGGGGTGCTGGCCGTCTCCCAGCGCTTCGCCCCGTTTGCGATCCTCTGCGCTGTGGCCCTGGTGGTCTCGACCGTCTCCCTGGTTGGGGCCGTTTTTGGCAGCCAGGGATGGCTCTGGATACGCTGGGTGCCGGCTGGCCTGCTCGCGCTGGCGCTGGTCGAGGCGGAAGCCCTGGGAGCACCACCCCAGGGGGCACGTGGCTCACCTCTGGCCCGGCTACTCTATAGCTCCTGGGATGTGTTGCGGCTGCCACTGGCCTTTTCATCACAGACGCTGGCCTACACGATCACTGGACTGGCGTTCATCGGTAGCCCCATCCTGCTCATCCTCCTCTGGACATCGACGCCAGTGGAGGAAACACTGCGCGTCGCGACGTCGGCTCCTGTGACCTTACTCCTGGCCTCCGTCTGGCTCCTGCGCCTGGGCGCGCTCACACGCCAGTCCCCTGCACAGTACCCGCTCATGGGCCTGCTGACCCTGGCCGTACTACTCACCGCTAGCCTGATCGCCCCAGAGGCGGCCCGGCTGATGAGCAGTCTGGGCCTGCTCCTGCTGGCGACTTGCAGTGAAGGCTATGCCCGCCTGGCACCACCCTCGCTCTGGCTCTACCTGCGTCCCGGGCGCGAGCTGACGACAGTGCGCTTCCTCCTGCTCCTCCTGCTCCCTTTCCTGGCCGTTCTGCCTGCACAAGCAACTGGCCAGACGAACGGCCTGCTGACTGGCTCTTCGCTCGTCTTCGCCAGCGCCGCTCTTCTGTTGCTGGTGGTGCTCTGGCCCGCACCGGAAGCCTCCCCTGGGGACAATCGGCGCCTCAGCACGGACCGCTCGCCCTGGCTGCTGCTGCTCCCCGCGGGAATGCTCCTCTGGGGCTATGCAGCCCTCGGGCAGGCTCTCAATTGGGCATCAGTTGGACCCTTGTGGTGGTTTGGCCTCTTCTGTGGGGCCTTCCTGGCGCTCTCCTCCCTGATCCGTCGCCTGGCCGGGCGTCAGCAGGCCGCTCTCTGGGAGATCGTGGCGCTCGCCGCGGCCATCCTGATCCTGGTCCTGCTGCCACTTCAGCAGGACCTGCTTGCTATGGCACTGGTGCCGCTGCTACTAGGAACGGCGAGTTATGGACTGCTGATCGTGCAGCGCCGTTCACTCTGGCTCTTCCTGCCTGGCTTGTTCCTTGGGGTCGGGCTGCTGCTGCTTGGATTCTGGATCAGGCACCTCCAGGGCAACGATGCCTGGGCGGTCGTTCTGTTGGGGAGCGCTGTCCTGTTGCCCCCTCTCGCTGCCACACTGCGGCGCTGGCTACCAGCCGGTCAGACGAACTTGGTACAGTCGGCGGCCCAGACCTGGACGAGCGAGCGCCTCTTGACCACCTGGGAATGGGACTGGCCGTTGACTGCTTTAGCCCTGGGAGCCGGCTGCTGGTTGGCCAGCTTGCTGTTGGGGAATGCGGCCTATTGGAGCAGGATGGCCCTGGCGATGACGAGCGGCTGGCCCTGGCTGGCTGGCCTGGCACAATCCGGCTGGCTGGCAGTGGAAGAGACGCTGATAGTGGCTCTGGTCTCCTACCTGGCTGGACTGTGGGCCAGGTCACGCCTCTGGCTGGTTCCCGCAGCCCTCTTTGCTCTGATTGCGCTCTGGCTGGTCCAAGACCAGTTCTGGGCCTTGACTGGCGTGGTCGTCGGCACCGCTGCAGTCGGTCTGGTGGTCAGTCGCCTGAGTGGCCAGCGCTGGGCTGTTCCCTGGTATGTCGCTGCCCTCTTCAGCCTGCTGCTGGTCATGAGACACGCCTTGCTTCCCTCAATCCAGGCAGAGAGCACCTATGTGCTGCTGGGGCTGGCAGGCGTTGTCACAGTGGTCGGCCTGATGGAGGGGCAGCCGAAGGTGTTATGGCTGGTGCCACTCCTGCTGCTGGAAGCGAGTGCGGTCGCCTTGCTGTACAGGCAGCTCTGGCTGCTTGATGTGCTCCTTGTGCCGGCTCTGGTCCCACTGAGTGCGCTGGTGGGCCTGGGCGTCAGCCGTTGGGACCGGTTGCGGCAAGGCCCTCCGAGCAGGGCGCAACGCTGGCGCTGGTCCCTCCCCTGGTACGTGGGAGGCCTGGTGGGCCTGGGCGCAACGAGCCTGGTCGCCTTTGGGGGACCGTGGAAGGCGAACCCGTTACAGATCCTGTGGCTGGTGGGTCCCTACCTGCTGCTGAGCTTCGCTGTGCTCGCCACCGCGGTCGCCTGGCTGGAGCGCACTCCCGAGCTGCTCTGGCTGGCTCCCGTCCTGGTGTTGGAGGCCTCCACGTCGGCTCTGAAAAATCTCTGGGCTGCAACGCTGGCTCAGCCTCAGCAGGCGACGCCAGGGCTGCTCTTGCCACTCCTGGTGCCCGCCTGCGCCCTGGTAGGGCTCCTGCTGAGTCGCCTGCACAGGCACCAGCGCCTCTTGAGACTGCGATGGGCTGCCCCCTGGTATGTCGGCGCCCTGGTGGGCATAGCTGCTAGCAGCCTGGCGCTCTTCACAGGACGCTGGGCAGTCCATCTACCGATACTGGCCCAGGTGGGACCATACTTGCTGCTGGGCTTCGCTGGCCTTGCCACCGCCGTAGGCCTGGTCGAGGCTCTCCCCGAGGTCCTCTGGCTTGTCCCCCTCCTGACGGTCCTCGCCATTGCGGCGGCTCAGCTCACCACCGGTTCTGACCGCGGGCGCGCTCTGCTCCCGCCCGGCCTGGTCCTGCTTTCCACCCTCGTGGCGCTCGGCACGAGCCGCGCCGTGCGGGGGCGCTTGAGACAACGATCGGCAGATGCTGCTGTCTTGCCCACCTGGTTCCGCCTGCGGCTGACAGCTCCCTGGTATCTGACGGCGACCTTTGCGGCCTGTGCCACTGCGACATTCCCTTTTGTCCAGCGAGGAATGCCCTGGCCTGGCGCCGTGCCCATCCTGCTTCTCGGCTATGCCCTGCTGGCTTTCCTTGCTGCGCTGCAAGAACAATGGCTGTGGCTTTCCCTGGCGACCGTCGTCTTCGGACTGTGGGGGCTGAGGCTGTTGATTGGACGTGTCCCAGATCTGCTTCTGCCGCTAGGCGTCGGAGCGCTCGCAGTGGCCTTCCTGGCTGACGTGCTGTTGCACCCCCTTCCCTCCAGGGCCTGGCCTGCCTCACTGGTGAAGCTGATCCGGCCTTCCTGGGCCTTGGTCTGGGTCCCGCTCATTGTCCTGACCTGGAGCGCGCTGGGCTGGCTTCGCCCACAGCCGGTGGCCTTCCTCCTGACACTTTTCCCGACACCGGCTTTCTGGGGCGCTGCCCTGGTCGCTTTCCTCGTCTACGGCTCCGGTTTGCTGCTGCGTCAGCTGCTGGTCTGCTGGCTGGCATTGCCGCTGGCCCTCTCCGCCCTCGCCCAGGTCAGCGTTGCCTCAGAGCACGGCCAACCAGGACCGGGTATGAGCGAGTTGGCTCTCTTCTGCCTCTTGTGCACCCTCGGCCTGGCCATTGGAGCCTCTCTTGAACGCCGCTGGCCGCTGCGTCCCTACTTGCTTCCTCTCCTGGCCTCCAACTGCGCCGGAGTCTTGATGCTGGGCATGGCTGGCACCACTGCCCACAGCGCACAAGGCCTGGTCCTGGCCTCGGCCCTCCTGCTGGGGTATGGCTTCTTGAGCTGGCTCCTGGCTCTCCACCTGGGCTTGCCCTGGCTCACGCTGCTCACTGGGCTCTGGACCATCTGGGGCCTGGCCCTCCTTGCTCTCAACGGCCAGCTGGATCAGCGAGGCAAGATGCTGTTGGTCATTCCCATCGGCGCCGCCGCCACACTGCTGGGCCTGCTCGGCCTCCATCGCTCGACGAGCAGCGCTCCTCCCCGGCGGCACCAGCCACCTGACGCACGTCCTCAGCCTCATGAGGAGGAACCGCTATGA
- a CDS encoding glycoside hydrolase family 6 protein: MASQVPRRQRLWRRKQLLALLALPVLLLTGLFGSQARVHAASYCQVSYSVVSQWPGGFSVNLVLQNTGSSTWNGWTLTFTFPASGQAVTQGWNGNFSQSGQNVTVTNASWNGTVAVNSSVSLGFNGSWTTSNPTPTTFAVNGNTCGGSSGSGTPTPTPTPSPTAGSTPTPTPTPRPTVTPTPTPGTTPTPTPTPAPTSTPTPGVHVDNPYAGAQGFINPYWAAEVRAGAASVGGTLGQKEAQVASYSTAVWLDSIAAVTGGTGYPTNLSGYLDAAEQQAASSSQPIVITFVVYDLPNRDCAALASNGELSVSNNGLATYKSQFIDPIAATFSQSKYSNLRIVAIIEPDSLPNLVTNLSIAKCAEANSSGAYVQGIQYAINKLHAIPNVYLYVDIAHSGWLGWSSNFQPAVTLISNTIKGTTAGVNSIDGFISNTANYTPTTEPYMTANQTIGGQPVRSANFYQWNNYIDELPYDIDMRNAFIAQGFPSTIGMLIDTSRNGWGGPNRPTGPSSATDVNTFVDQTRIDRRYSRGNWCNQPGGIGARPQANPSSGFDAFVWIKPPGESDGSSSLIPQGPNNPTGKGFDRMCDPTYGGNSMNNNQPTGAMPNAPVSGAWFQAGFDTLVQNAYPPF, from the coding sequence ATGGCATCACAGGTACCCAGGCGTCAGCGTCTGTGGAGACGCAAGCAGCTGCTGGCGTTGCTGGCCCTGCCCGTCCTGCTGCTGACGGGGTTATTTGGCAGTCAGGCGCGAGTGCACGCAGCCAGCTACTGCCAGGTCAGCTACAGCGTTGTCAGCCAATGGCCTGGCGGCTTCAGCGTTAACCTAGTGTTACAGAACACTGGCAGCAGCACCTGGAACGGCTGGACCCTCACCTTTACCTTCCCCGCCAGCGGTCAGGCGGTCACCCAGGGCTGGAACGGCAACTTCAGCCAGTCGGGGCAGAACGTCACCGTCACCAACGCCAGTTGGAACGGCACCGTAGCGGTCAACAGCTCGGTCAGTCTGGGCTTCAACGGTAGCTGGACGACCAGCAACCCGACGCCGACCACCTTTGCGGTCAACGGCAACACCTGCGGGGGCAGCAGCGGTAGTGGCACCCCCACGCCGACCCCCACGCCCTCGCCGACCGCGGGCAGCACCCCGACTCCCACTCCCACGCCCAGACCAACAGTAACGCCCACGCCAACGCCGGGCACCACGCCGACCCCCACGCCAACGCCGGCGCCGACGAGCACCCCCACGCCGGGCGTGCACGTGGACAACCCCTACGCGGGGGCCCAGGGCTTCATCAACCCCTACTGGGCGGCGGAAGTGAGGGCGGGTGCGGCCAGTGTTGGGGGCACGCTGGGTCAGAAGGAAGCCCAGGTTGCCAGCTACTCGACGGCGGTCTGGCTGGATAGCATTGCGGCGGTCACGGGCGGGACCGGCTACCCGACCAACCTCTCCGGCTATCTGGACGCAGCGGAGCAGCAGGCGGCCTCCAGCAGCCAGCCGATTGTGATCACCTTTGTGGTCTACGATCTGCCCAATCGAGACTGTGCCGCTCTGGCCTCCAACGGAGAGCTGAGCGTCTCTAACAATGGGCTGGCCACCTACAAGTCGCAGTTCATCGACCCGATTGCGGCCACCTTCAGCCAGTCCAAGTACAGCAACCTGCGCATTGTGGCCATCATTGAGCCGGACTCACTGCCCAACCTGGTGACCAACCTCAGCATTGCCAAGTGTGCGGAGGCCAACTCTAGCGGAGCCTACGTACAAGGGATTCAGTACGCCATCAACAAGCTGCATGCCATCCCCAACGTCTATCTCTACGTCGACATTGCTCATAGTGGCTGGCTGGGCTGGAGCAGCAACTTCCAGCCGGCGGTGACCCTGATCAGCAACACGATCAAGGGGACGACGGCGGGGGTCAACAGCATTGATGGTTTCATCAGTAACACGGCCAACTACACCCCGACGACGGAGCCGTACATGACGGCCAATCAGACCATCGGGGGGCAGCCGGTGCGCTCGGCGAACTTCTACCAGTGGAACAACTACATCGATGAGTTGCCCTACGACATTGATATGCGCAACGCCTTCATTGCGCAGGGGTTCCCGAGCACGATCGGGATGCTCATCGATACCTCGCGCAACGGCTGGGGTGGGCCGAACCGTCCGACGGGGCCGAGCAGTGCCACGGATGTGAACACGTTCGTGGATCAGACGCGCATTGATCGCCGCTACAGCCGGGGGAACTGGTGCAACCAGCCAGGCGGGATTGGAGCGCGTCCGCAGGCCAACCCGTCGAGCGGCTTTGACGCCTTTGTGTGGATCAAGCCACCAGGGGAGTCGGATGGGTCCAGCAGCCTGATCCCACAGGGACCGAACAACCCGACGGGCAAAGGCTTCGATCGAATGTGCGACCCGACCTATGGGGGCAATTCGATGAACAATAACCAGCCGACGGGAGCGATGCCGAACGCACCGGTCTCGGGGGCCTGGTTCCAGGCGGGCTTCGATACCCTGGTCCAGAACGCCTATCCGCCCTTCTAG
- a CDS encoding crotonase/enoyl-CoA hydratase family protein has protein sequence MSEHAETTTTNLPSETRPLLVERQGAVLIVTLNRPGSRNAITAELAGALLETFRSFDNDAELAIAVLTGAGGSFCSGFDLKELAAGQTPRLESEGDGPLGPTRLLLQKPVIAAIEGYAVAGGLELALWCDLRVAAEDAILGVYNRRWGVPLMDGGTVRLPRLIGQSHALDLILTGRGVSGEEAWRMGLVNRLTPHGEALPTALALASNLARFPQQCLRSDRRSLYEQWSLPLPEALRHEASYGLETLQSDEAQIGARRFMEGHGRHGRYDDL, from the coding sequence ATGTCCGAGCATGCTGAGACCACCACGACGAATCTCCCCAGCGAGACCAGGCCGCTGCTGGTGGAGCGGCAAGGGGCGGTGCTGATCGTGACACTGAATCGCCCAGGAAGCCGTAACGCCATCACGGCTGAGCTAGCCGGCGCCTTACTGGAGACGTTCCGCAGCTTTGACAATGATGCGGAGCTAGCCATAGCGGTACTGACAGGGGCCGGCGGTAGTTTTTGCTCCGGCTTCGATCTGAAGGAGCTGGCAGCAGGACAGACGCCCAGGCTTGAGAGCGAGGGAGATGGGCCACTCGGTCCCACGCGCCTGCTCTTGCAGAAGCCAGTGATTGCAGCAATTGAGGGCTATGCAGTGGCGGGCGGCCTGGAGCTGGCGCTCTGGTGCGACCTGCGCGTGGCCGCTGAGGACGCCATCCTGGGGGTCTACAATCGTCGCTGGGGCGTGCCTCTTATGGACGGGGGAACAGTGCGCCTGCCCCGCCTGATTGGTCAGAGCCACGCGCTTGACCTGATTCTGACCGGACGTGGGGTCTCGGGCGAGGAGGCCTGGCGCATGGGCCTGGTCAACCGCCTGACTCCACATGGCGAGGCACTGCCCACCGCGCTGGCCCTGGCGAGCAACCTCGCACGCTTCCCTCAGCAATGCCTGCGCTCTGACCGACGCTCGCTCTATGAGCAATGGTCTCTTCCTCTGCCAGAGGCCCTGCGCCATGAAGCCAGCTACGGCCTCGAGACACTCCAGTCGGATGAGGCCCAGATCGGGGCCAGGCGCTTCATGGAGGGACATGGCCGCCACGGTCGCTACGATGACCTGTGA
- a CDS encoding serine/threonine-protein kinase, with translation MASTGPAPYTGKQLGNYRIGERLASGSFGEVYLAEHLLLPRRAAIKFLSSAHGVSAKEQQAFLQEARLLEALRHPHILPLYDAGLAQDFPPYLIAAYAAGGSLRERLHQQPCGLPVEEALQILEQVGQALEHAHSQEKPVIHRDLKPENILFDAAGGVLLADFGIAVILDAAATQRLPIAGTLPYMAPEQFEGRALPASDQYALGCLAYELLTGHKPLAAAGGSWFSWALQHREELPLPLSHVRPDLPLHIELAVLKALMKVPEQRHASVGEFVQALRTAPHDPAQYGELKACWLQRAHREAVRGQAETALLRYQLLERFDPADPPLRYASRMLTPAPQQGASAEVSPSWRSNAASVPLLHPSADALLHSVSAHPAKPVASQPEPAAVSPVAVPASLLEEEPKLAQVRLQAQALKGLGDQLARQGQYAEALQSYLRATACDPQLVLDWRGLGDRCWQGGHFQEALLAYELALRQNPQDSAAQSGRAAALERLGRTVEALAAYELALEADPSNVAAHYGRGLLLLTRGEYGEALASFERALQLQPGFAAAHCARGDVLYQQRVYRAALAAYEEALRYDPGLVAARYGQADALLKLRREREARQAYQQALEAEERSGMGFSVLRRADALFVLGSYGEALALYEQLQQKDPADPEIYERCGNTLKRLGRERDAQAAYREADRLRGYV, from the coding sequence ATGGCCTCGACCGGACCGGCACCCTATACCGGGAAACAACTTGGGAACTATCGCATTGGAGAGCGCTTAGCAAGCGGTAGCTTTGGCGAGGTCTACCTGGCTGAGCATTTGCTGCTGCCTCGCCGCGCAGCGATCAAGTTTCTCAGTAGCGCGCATGGTGTCTCCGCCAAGGAGCAACAGGCTTTTCTTCAAGAGGCCCGGTTGCTGGAGGCGCTGCGTCACCCCCATATCTTGCCGCTGTATGATGCCGGCCTTGCCCAGGATTTTCCTCCGTATCTGATCGCTGCCTATGCTGCTGGTGGATCGCTACGTGAGCGGTTGCACCAGCAACCGTGTGGCTTGCCAGTGGAGGAGGCGCTGCAGATTCTGGAGCAGGTTGGACAGGCGCTAGAACATGCCCATTCCCAGGAGAAGCCTGTGATTCATCGCGATCTGAAGCCGGAGAATATTTTGTTTGATGCCGCCGGCGGCGTCTTGTTGGCTGACTTTGGGATCGCGGTGATTCTGGATGCAGCAGCGACGCAGCGCCTGCCGATTGCTGGAACGCTGCCCTATATGGCCCCGGAGCAATTCGAGGGGCGAGCGTTGCCGGCCAGTGATCAATACGCGCTCGGCTGCCTGGCTTATGAGCTGCTGACCGGTCATAAGCCCCTGGCTGCCGCCGGTGGGAGCTGGTTCAGCTGGGCCCTGCAGCACCGTGAGGAACTGCCCCTGCCGCTCTCGCATGTTCGCCCGGACCTACCGCTACATATCGAGCTGGCCGTGTTGAAAGCGCTGATGAAGGTGCCAGAGCAGCGCCACGCCTCGGTAGGCGAGTTTGTGCAGGCATTGCGTACGGCCCCACATGATCCTGCGCAGTACGGGGAGCTGAAAGCCTGTTGGCTGCAGCGGGCTCACAGGGAGGCCGTTCGCGGTCAGGCAGAGACAGCCTTGCTGCGCTATCAGCTGCTTGAGCGATTTGATCCTGCTGATCCTCCTTTACGGTATGCAAGCAGGATGCTCACGCCAGCGCCTCAGCAGGGGGCTTCCGCAGAAGTGTCCCCCTCCTGGCGATCAAATGCTGCTTCTGTTCCACTGCTTCATCCTTCTGCTGATGCTCTTCTTCATTCAGTTTCTGCTCATCCAGCCAAACCTGTTGCTTCTCAGCCTGAGCCTGCCGCTGTCTCTCCGGTTGCAGTGCCTGCCTCGTTGCTGGAAGAGGAGCCGAAGCTGGCACAGGTCCGCTTGCAGGCCCAAGCCCTGAAGGGGCTTGGGGATCAGCTAGCCCGGCAGGGGCAGTATGCTGAGGCGCTCCAGAGCTATCTGCGGGCGACGGCCTGCGATCCCCAGCTGGTCCTCGATTGGCGGGGGCTAGGTGATCGCTGCTGGCAAGGTGGGCATTTCCAGGAGGCGCTGCTCGCCTATGAGCTGGCGCTGCGGCAGAATCCGCAAGACAGCGCTGCCCAAAGCGGGCGTGCAGCGGCGCTGGAGCGGCTTGGCAGGACTGTGGAGGCGCTGGCCGCCTACGAGCTGGCGCTGGAGGCTGACCCGAGCAATGTCGCGGCCCATTATGGCCGTGGTCTTCTGCTGCTGACCCGTGGGGAGTATGGGGAGGCCCTGGCGTCCTTTGAGCGTGCTCTCCAGCTCCAGCCGGGTTTTGCCGCGGCGCACTGTGCCCGAGGTGATGTGCTCTACCAGCAGCGTGTGTATCGGGCCGCCCTGGCGGCTTATGAGGAGGCGCTGCGCTACGACCCTGGGCTGGTAGCTGCGCGCTATGGCCAGGCCGATGCGCTGTTGAAGCTGAGGCGAGAGCGGGAAGCGCGCCAGGCTTATCAGCAGGCGCTGGAGGCAGAGGAGCGTAGCGGGATGGGTTTCTCAGTGTTGCGGCGTGCTGATGCACTTTTTGTGCTGGGGAGCTATGGCGAGGCGCTTGCTCTATACGAGCAGCTCCAGCAGAAAGATCCGGCAGATCCCGAGATTTATGAGCGCTGTGGTAACACCCTCAAGCGTCTTGGGCGAGAGCGTGACGCTCAGGCGGCCTATCGAGAAGCGGATCGGCTCCGGGGCTATGTCTGA